The Flavobacterium marginilacus genome window below encodes:
- a CDS encoding SusC/RagA family TonB-linked outer membrane protein, protein MKKLLSNLIHWKVSHRPIPLILFLLLSCSYITAQTKVQGVVKDDKGLTIPGVNITVIGSGKSVSTDFDGKFAIDVPANASLSFSFVGFNTQKIAVDGRTTINVILKSSAEDLKDVVVIGYGTVKRKDVNSAVSSISSKDIENIKVASFDQMMQGKAAGVVINNNSGEPGGNVSVKIRGASSLTGTNEPLYVIDGVPISGDARNSSTSGRNASGNSNFSNAGNITYSPLSLINPSDIESIDILKDASATAIYGSRGANGVVLVTTKSGKKGTGKLTYENSYSISNLPKQLPSMNLQQYAAHQNALATVYGLGLRPEFAHPEYLGAGTDWQKEIYQTGIMKSNQLSFSGGKDGVNYYISGGALNQEGIVIESGFKRYNFRSNIDAKLNKFIKVGANVSGTITDEKLTLNGQFNGVVATSLLSTPDVAVRELSGSFGGPISGLSFVNPVATSLLGSNTLVRKNYSGNFYTQIDLFKGLDYRFEAGGYIYDNLGQQYDPMYSLGNAVKSYANLYYNPSSGNSWNLKNMLTYRKTIGKHNFTVLAVQESNRAHWEGYSINATGFKDNSHHELAYSDLSKAIVSSPYEGDQTMSSYLGRVVYDYGDKYGISASIRSDGSSKFDVGKKWGTFGAFGASWKLSNEAFMESTKKYVDNIKFRFGWGQTGNNQIPNNLYDSNLHLVNSSMGNSYLPSNTNNANLKWETQEQTNLGLDFTMFDSKLTASVDVYNKVSKNFLYQVPLPNFLSGGGDYEGGVNPPYFNLGSMRNRGIEVTLGYSHNFTENFSWNANLNLSKYVNEVTDMAGLNIVKTMNTLAYSTVTVSRTMEGLPIGSFVGYQAEGIYRTDADLLTYGHDTNGTKTILKDGTNSLLPNFQKGDVIYKDQNNDGIIDSKDLVAIGNPNPKLTYGFTNNFKYKNIDLSIFLQGTVGNKLMNLTRASGTMNNGVGTNYLTEAADFYSADNLDGALPRPSAYDNINNAVSSRFIEDGSYLRIQNLTLGYSLPSDIISKIKLSRLRFYASAQNLYTFTNYKGYDPEVGSYNQDALLSGIDNGRYPTPRQISFGFNVEF, encoded by the coding sequence ATGAAAAAACTATTGTCTAATTTAATTCATTGGAAAGTCAGCCACAGACCAATTCCTTTGATTTTGTTTTTATTATTATCATGCAGTTACATTACGGCACAAACAAAAGTGCAGGGAGTTGTAAAAGATGATAAAGGGCTTACTATTCCAGGGGTAAATATCACTGTTATAGGTTCGGGAAAATCAGTTTCAACTGATTTTGATGGGAAATTTGCTATAGATGTTCCTGCAAATGCATCATTGTCCTTTTCTTTTGTAGGTTTTAATACGCAAAAAATTGCTGTAGACGGGAGAACAACTATCAATGTCATTTTAAAATCTAGTGCAGAAGATTTAAAAGACGTTGTAGTAATTGGTTATGGAACTGTAAAAAGAAAAGACGTAAACAGTGCTGTTTCTAGTATTAGTTCAAAAGATATCGAAAATATAAAGGTAGCTTCTTTTGACCAAATGATGCAGGGTAAAGCTGCTGGTGTTGTTATAAATAATAACTCTGGTGAGCCAGGAGGAAATGTTTCTGTAAAAATTAGAGGAGCATCATCATTGACAGGCACAAACGAGCCTTTATATGTAATTGATGGTGTGCCAATTTCAGGAGATGCAAGAAATTCATCTACATCTGGAAGAAATGCATCTGGAAATTCTAATTTTTCTAATGCTGGAAATATTACATATAGCCCTTTATCACTTATAAACCCTAGTGATATAGAATCTATTGATATTCTTAAAGATGCTTCTGCTACAGCTATTTATGGTTCTAGAGGCGCTAACGGTGTTGTTCTTGTGACAACAAAATCTGGTAAAAAAGGAACAGGAAAATTAACTTACGAGAATTCTTATTCTATCAGTAATCTGCCAAAACAATTGCCTTCAATGAATCTGCAGCAATATGCGGCACATCAAAATGCTTTAGCAACTGTATATGGTCTTGGTCTTCGTCCAGAATTTGCTCATCCAGAATATTTAGGAGCTGGAACAGACTGGCAGAAAGAAATTTACCAGACAGGAATTATGAAATCGAATCAATTGTCTTTTTCAGGCGGTAAAGACGGCGTGAATTATTATATCTCCGGTGGTGCATTAAATCAAGAAGGTATCGTAATTGAATCGGGTTTCAAACGATATAATTTTAGATCTAATATTGATGCTAAACTTAATAAGTTTATAAAAGTCGGTGCAAATGTCAGCGGTACAATTACTGATGAAAAATTAACTTTAAACGGTCAGTTTAATGGAGTAGTTGCTACTTCTCTATTATCAACTCCAGATGTTGCAGTTAGAGAATTGTCAGGGTCTTTTGGAGGACCAATTAGCGGACTTTCATTCGTTAATCCTGTTGCAACTTCTTTATTAGGATCCAATACATTGGTTAGAAAAAATTATTCCGGAAATTTTTATACGCAGATTGATCTGTTTAAAGGATTGGATTATCGTTTTGAAGCGGGTGGATATATTTATGACAATTTAGGACAGCAGTATGATCCAATGTATTCTTTAGGAAATGCTGTAAAAAGCTATGCTAATTTATATTATAATCCATCTTCTGGTAATTCATGGAACTTGAAAAATATGCTTACCTATAGAAAAACTATTGGTAAACACAATTTTACAGTTTTGGCAGTACAAGAATCTAATAGAGCACATTGGGAAGGGTATTCTATTAATGCTACTGGCTTTAAAGACAATAGTCATCATGAACTTGCGTATTCTGATTTGTCTAAAGCAATTGTAAGCAGTCCATACGAAGGAGATCAAACTATGTCTTCTTATTTAGGAAGGGTTGTTTATGATTATGGCGATAAATATGGGATTTCGGCATCGATAAGATCGGATGGATCTTCAAAGTTTGACGTTGGTAAAAAATGGGGTACTTTTGGCGCATTTGGTGCTTCTTGGAAACTTTCTAATGAGGCTTTCATGGAGAGTACTAAAAAGTATGTCGACAACATAAAATTTAGATTTGGCTGGGGACAGACAGGTAACAATCAAATCCCTAATAACTTATATGATTCTAATCTGCATTTGGTTAACAGTTCAATGGGGAATTCTTATTTGCCATCAAACACGAATAATGCAAATTTAAAATGGGAAACTCAAGAGCAGACTAATTTAGGTTTAGATTTTACAATGTTTGATTCTAAACTAACTGCTTCTGTGGATGTGTATAATAAAGTTTCTAAAAATTTCTTGTATCAAGTTCCTTTGCCAAACTTCCTTTCTGGCGGCGGTGATTATGAAGGTGGTGTAAATCCTCCATATTTTAATCTTGGAAGTATGAGAAATAGAGGTATCGAGGTTACACTTGGTTATTCTCATAACTTTACTGAAAATTTTTCATGGAATGCTAATTTGAATTTATCTAAATATGTAAATGAAGTAACGGATATGGCAGGATTAAACATTGTTAAAACAATGAATACACTGGCTTATAGTACAGTTACTGTTTCCAGAACAATGGAAGGTTTGCCAATAGGGTCATTTGTTGGTTATCAGGCTGAAGGCATTTATAGAACAGATGCTGATTTGTTAACTTATGGGCATGATACTAATGGAACTAAAACAATCCTAAAAGATGGTACAAATTCATTATTGCCAAATTTCCAAAAAGGAGATGTAATTTATAAAGATCAAAATAATGATGGTATTATTGATTCAAAAGATTTAGTTGCAATTGGAAATCCTAATCCAAAATTAACTTACGGATTTACGAATAATTTTAAATATAAAAATATTGATTTGTCTATTTTTCTTCAGGGAACTGTTGGAAATAAATTAATGAATTTAACTCGTGCATCTGGTACAATGAATAATGGTGTTGGAACAAATTATTTGACTGAAGCAGCAGATTTTTATTCGGCTGATAATTTAGATGGTGCTTTACCAAGACCTTCAGCTTATGACAATATAAATAATGCGGTATCATCTCGTTTTATTGAGGATGGATCTTATTTGAGAATTCAAAATCTAACTTTAGGATATTCTTTACCGTCTGATATTATTTCAAAAATAAAATTGTCAAGATTGAGATTTTATGCCTCTGCGCAAAACCTATATACTTTTACCAATTACAAAGGTTATGATCCTGAAGTAGGTTCTTATAACCAAGATGCATTATTATCTGGTATTGATAACGGACGTTATCCGACTCCTAGACAGATATCTTTTGGTTTTAATGTTGAATTTTAA
- a CDS encoding RagB/SusD family nutrient uptake outer membrane protein, whose product MKNIIKRSSVVAMTLILLVSSSCSQDFIDVPAQGTPTLTNYYDSDLKLDNAANGLYGLVWFNMNKAGYYGITDVISGNMYAAPYNDFGKFTDLSFTSTASYISDSWRSCYGAIANSNAFINGLPTGVGPEVSKEALNNALGEAHFIRAFSYFFLVRLWGNVPIIENTADYSANFVTPSNPVADVYKFIENDLKFAAANLRIKVRGSNYAANAHVSSGSAKAFLAKVYLYEKKYDLAKAMALEVINSGEFKLLGGDELPTKSFADLFLQMNNNNEESIFAWQWTGTATYFDGNFSNTTFAPENRLVETTYSAQIAPSQDLINNVFEAGDRRRRETFMLSGDYYPNLTYAKDLSVDAPYILGYTFDTTSATLPDGKTANPTLNGVQNSGAGLKKYVIGKENLPITGKFNKPFNGESSMNTYQMRYAELLLIHAEAAIGSQTGSTTDALALKSFNAVRKRAGLSAKASITFDDVFKERRAELACEGDYYFDLGRLPFAKAKAILEAQNRGDKDNPKHITITATNLLLPYPADDLIKNPKLTEVAPYTFK is encoded by the coding sequence ATGAAAAATATAATAAAAAGAAGCAGTGTTGTTGCTATGACATTGATATTGTTGGTCTCATCTTCTTGTTCTCAGGATTTTATAGATGTGCCGGCACAGGGAACACCTACTTTAACTAACTATTATGACTCAGATTTAAAACTGGATAATGCAGCTAATGGATTATATGGTCTTGTATGGTTTAATATGAACAAAGCGGGTTATTATGGTATTACTGATGTGATTTCTGGTAATATGTATGCTGCTCCGTATAATGATTTTGGTAAATTCACCGATTTGAGTTTTACTAGTACGGCATCCTATATTTCTGATTCATGGAGATCATGTTATGGTGCTATTGCAAATTCTAATGCTTTTATCAATGGTCTGCCTACAGGTGTTGGGCCAGAAGTTAGTAAAGAAGCATTAAATAATGCATTAGGAGAAGCACATTTTATCAGAGCTTTTTCTTATTTTTTCTTAGTGAGATTATGGGGTAATGTGCCTATTATTGAAAACACTGCTGATTATTCTGCAAATTTTGTGACTCCGAGTAATCCAGTTGCAGATGTTTATAAATTTATAGAAAATGATTTAAAATTTGCCGCTGCAAATTTGAGAATAAAAGTAAGAGGTTCTAATTATGCTGCTAATGCGCACGTATCAAGCGGGTCTGCTAAGGCTTTTTTAGCAAAAGTATATTTATATGAGAAAAAGTATGACTTGGCAAAAGCTATGGCTTTAGAAGTAATTAATAGCGGAGAGTTTAAATTATTAGGAGGAGATGAATTGCCTACAAAATCGTTTGCAGATTTATTTTTGCAGATGAACAATAATAATGAAGAGTCAATCTTTGCATGGCAATGGACAGGGACAGCAACTTATTTTGACGGTAACTTCTCTAATACAACTTTTGCTCCTGAAAATAGATTGGTAGAAACTACTTATTCTGCTCAGATTGCACCATCTCAGGATTTAATTAATAATGTTTTTGAGGCTGGAGACAGAAGAAGAAGAGAGACCTTTATGCTTTCTGGGGATTATTATCCTAATTTAACTTATGCTAAGGATCTTAGTGTTGATGCTCCTTATATTTTAGGATATACATTTGATACAACATCAGCAACTTTACCTGACGGGAAAACTGCGAATCCTACACTTAATGGAGTTCAAAACTCTGGAGCAGGGCTTAAAAAATATGTAATCGGAAAAGAAAATTTACCTATAACAGGGAAATTTAATAAGCCTTTTAATGGAGAAAGCAGTATGAACACGTATCAGATGCGTTATGCTGAGTTATTATTGATTCATGCAGAAGCAGCTATAGGTTCTCAGACAGGAAGCACCACAGATGCATTGGCTCTTAAATCTTTCAATGCAGTCCGTAAAAGAGCAGGACTGTCTGCAAAGGCATCAATTACTTTTGATGATGTATTCAAAGAAAGACGCGCAGAATTGGCTTGTGAAGGAGATTACTATTTTGATTTGGGACGTTTGCCTTTTGCTAAAGCTAAAGCTATACTAGAGGCGCAAAATAGAGGAGATAAAGACAATCCTAAACACATAACGATTACTGCTACAAATCTTTTACTGCCTTATCCAGCAGATGATTTGATTAAAAATCCAAAATTGACAGAAGTAGCTCCGTATACTTTTAAATAA
- a CDS encoding IPT/TIG domain-containing protein: MKNIKNVTLTACIALMFSLMLFSSCSDDSNTSDSAGPPVVESVMPSGYTEDGVILPLAPVTKGDPKSYYIIHGKGLLTTQKVYFNDFETYFRPTFVTDTDIVIMIDESTPYANASNKLKIVTNYGTVLYDFVTAPPPPTFNWFNSINAAAGDVVTIDGKYFLNPVVKVGTQQATIVSSTLTEIKFKMPANSADKLVTVTNITGTAASSLAVGAALYDDAIQGDAGHWTWSGNEFNTNYTVDKAQGNASLKIAFGGWDGADLKFNSRDVSKYKAFRVKIKSTSANPDAKLKFVFGGWAYQIVKSINTSWTIIEIPFSEIGNPTTFDQLTFQEAGNFGGNTILMDEMGFVLK, from the coding sequence ATGAAAAATATAAAAAATGTTACGTTGACAGCATGTATTGCATTGATGTTCTCTTTAATGCTTTTTAGTTCATGCTCCGATGATTCTAATACTTCAGACAGTGCCGGTCCTCCAGTTGTAGAATCAGTAATGCCGTCAGGTTATACTGAAGATGGTGTTATTTTGCCATTAGCTCCAGTTACTAAAGGAGATCCTAAAAGTTATTATATCATCCATGGTAAAGGTTTGCTTACAACGCAGAAAGTGTACTTTAATGATTTTGAGACTTATTTTCGTCCAACTTTTGTAACAGATACTGATATTGTTATAATGATTGATGAAAGCACGCCGTATGCTAACGCTTCTAATAAATTAAAAATAGTTACCAATTACGGAACTGTTCTTTATGATTTTGTTACAGCACCGCCGCCGCCAACTTTTAATTGGTTCAATTCAATAAATGCAGCAGCAGGTGATGTAGTTACTATTGATGGAAAGTATTTTTTAAATCCTGTTGTAAAAGTTGGCACGCAGCAAGCAACTATAGTTTCTTCTACGTTGACAGAGATTAAGTTTAAGATGCCAGCTAATTCTGCTGATAAATTGGTGACAGTTACAAATATTACTGGTACAGCAGCTTCTAGTCTAGCAGTTGGTGCAGCATTGTATGACGATGCAATACAAGGTGATGCAGGACATTGGACTTGGAGCGGTAACGAGTTTAATACAAATTATACTGTAGATAAAGCCCAAGGAAACGCATCCCTGAAAATAGCTTTTGGAGGTTGGGATGGTGCTGATTTGAAGTTTAATTCTAGAGATGTTTCAAAATATAAAGCATTTAGAGTTAAGATTAAAAGTACCTCTGCAAATCCTGATGCCAAATTGAAATTTGTTTTTGGAGGATGGGCTTATCAAATAGTAAAATCAATAAATACATCATGGACTATTATTGAGATTCCGTTCTCAGAGATTGGAAATCCTACTACTTTTGATCAATTGACATTTCAAGAAGCCGGAAATTTTGGCGGTAACACCATATTAATGGATGAGATGGGATTTGTGTTAAAATAA